The genomic DNA GGCCTCTCGTACAGTTGGCCGCGATCGCCAGCGCACCGGCCGTCTCGTTCGCGGTCGCCCTCATCGGGTGCTCCGGTTTCGCCGTGGTCCGCGCGGCACTGCGGAGGTCACCGCGCGCTGCTGTCCGTGCGTCGCTTGGTGGCATCCTCCCGTTCGCCGGCGCAGCACTCCTAATCGCGCTACCAGCGTACGAACCGCGAGCGAGCGTGACCGTTGCGGTGATCCAAGGCAACGTTCCCCGCCTAGGACTGGACTTCAATGCTCAGCGTGCCGCAGTGCTCGAGAATCACCTACGACGCACCGAGGACCTCGCCAGTGCCATCGAATCTGGCCAGATGCCCCGGCCCGCCATGATCGTCTGGCCCGAGAACGCCTCGGATATCGACCCGCTGCGCGATCGGCAGGTGCGCGCGCGGATCGATGAGACGGTCAACAGGCTCGGCGTACCTGTCCTCGTCGGTGCAGTGCTCTCCGCCGACGACGGCACATCACGCAACGTCTCCATCGTCTGGAACCCCGGCTCCGGTCCTGGACAGCAACACATCAAGCGGCGACTGGTGCCCTTCGGGGAGTACCTACCGATGCGGCCGCTCGCGACCCGCCTGTCCGCATACGCCGACAAGGCCGGCCGGTTCGTGCCTGGCGATGGTGACGGCATTGTCACCCTCGCTGGCATACCGACCGCGGCTGCCATCTGCTACGAAGTGGCCTTCGACGACCTCGTCCGTGAATCTGTACGCGGTGGAGCCCAGCTGATCACCGTGCCCACTAACAACGCGACCTTCGGCCGCACGGCCATGTCGTACCAACAACTGGCGATGTCCCGACTGCGGGCCATCGAGCACCGCCGCACCGTCCTGATCG from Tsukamurella paurometabola includes the following:
- the lnt gene encoding apolipoprotein N-acyltransferase; translation: MFISFPPTALWGAAPVGVALVVAAVWGCGIGQALLYGYAAGLAFFLPLLPWVGIYVGAGPWIALAAVEAVAVAVFGALVSRMVVLPGYPLWCACAWTATEALRSRLPFGGFPWGKLAFGQTDGPLVQLAAIASAPAVSFAVALIGCSGFAVVRAALRRSPRAAVRASLGGILPFAGAALLIALPAYEPRASVTVAVIQGNVPRLGLDFNAQRAAVLENHLRRTEDLASAIESGQMPRPAMIVWPENASDIDPLRDRQVRARIDETVNRLGVPVLVGAVLSADDGTSRNVSIVWNPGSGPGQQHIKRRLVPFGEYLPMRPLATRLSAYADKAGRFVPGDGDGIVTLAGIPTAAAICYEVAFDDLVRESVRGGAQLITVPTNNATFGRTAMSYQQLAMSRLRAIEHRRTVLIAATSGVSAVVTPDGTVTWL